A stretch of the Sorangium aterium genome encodes the following:
- a CDS encoding hydantoinase B/oxoprolinase family protein, giving the protein MSTTTKIDPFTLEIIKNELIAAGDEMFHALQRAAMSPIIYEVLDYAAGLTDARGDLLTQGNGVADFIGALSFAVGHVLDKLGRERLASGDIIILNDPYAGGGTHLSDVALIMPIFHEGELVAFAVDKAHWTEVGGKDPGSWTTDATDVFQEGLQFPGIKLFEAGKPDEGLLELIRANVRTPDATLGDLYACVGALRVGERALHRILRKFGKGTVLRAMQELLGEGERRARLELVRLPRGTYEATDFIDDDGIGNGPFEVRVKVTIDDSFLCDFTGTSAQVPGPINCGRTGLHSAVRQAWKAITDPLLPTNEGVFRPVQVVCPPGTIFTAERPAPVSTYWETMQYATDLVWKALAHLAPRRLTAGHFLSVCGTIIHGIHPDDGTPYLLVEPQAGGWGAGADKDGENGLVCAGDGETYMIPVEICEARYGLRVEQYALDIVDGGAGERRGGRGLVRDYRITSAWATVTATFGRHRFPPWGLNGGHQGSPNYLELVHEDGSRTSMGKCARQLLKRGELCRLHTGTGGGYGDPARRRHARVLDDLRCGYITEEQARRDYGLRDAEEPAPSPLRSDKA; this is encoded by the coding sequence ATGAGCACGACAACGAAGATCGATCCCTTCACGCTCGAGATCATCAAGAACGAGCTCATCGCCGCAGGCGACGAGATGTTCCACGCGCTGCAGCGGGCCGCCATGAGCCCCATCATCTACGAGGTCCTCGACTACGCCGCCGGGCTGACCGACGCGCGCGGAGACCTCCTCACCCAGGGCAACGGGGTCGCCGACTTCATCGGCGCGCTGAGCTTCGCCGTGGGCCACGTCCTCGACAAGCTCGGCAGGGAGCGCCTGGCGAGCGGCGATATCATCATCCTGAACGATCCCTACGCGGGCGGCGGCACGCACCTCTCCGATGTCGCGCTGATCATGCCGATCTTCCACGAGGGAGAGCTCGTCGCATTCGCCGTGGACAAGGCGCACTGGACCGAGGTGGGCGGCAAGGACCCGGGCTCATGGACCACGGACGCGACCGACGTGTTCCAGGAAGGGCTCCAGTTCCCGGGCATCAAGCTCTTCGAGGCTGGCAAGCCCGACGAGGGGCTCCTCGAGCTCATCCGGGCCAACGTGCGCACGCCCGACGCGACGCTCGGCGACCTATACGCCTGCGTGGGCGCGCTGCGCGTGGGCGAGCGCGCGCTGCACCGCATCCTCCGCAAGTTCGGCAAGGGCACCGTCCTCCGCGCCATGCAGGAGCTCCTCGGCGAGGGAGAGCGCAGGGCTCGCCTGGAGCTGGTGAGGCTCCCCCGCGGGACGTACGAGGCGACCGACTTCATCGACGACGACGGCATCGGGAACGGCCCGTTCGAGGTGCGGGTGAAGGTGACGATCGACGACAGCTTCCTCTGCGATTTCACAGGGACGAGCGCGCAGGTACCGGGGCCGATCAACTGCGGCCGCACCGGCCTGCATTCGGCGGTACGCCAGGCCTGGAAGGCGATCACCGATCCTCTGCTCCCGACCAATGAAGGCGTGTTCCGACCGGTCCAGGTCGTGTGCCCTCCGGGGACGATCTTCACGGCGGAAAGGCCGGCCCCCGTCTCCACCTACTGGGAGACGATGCAGTACGCGACCGATCTCGTCTGGAAGGCCCTGGCGCACCTCGCCCCGCGTCGCCTGACCGCCGGACATTTCCTCTCCGTCTGTGGCACGATCATCCATGGCATCCACCCCGACGATGGAACTCCCTATCTCCTCGTCGAGCCGCAGGCGGGCGGCTGGGGGGCGGGCGCGGACAAGGACGGCGAGAATGGCCTCGTCTGCGCCGGCGACGGCGAGACCTACATGATCCCCGTCGAGATCTGCGAGGCCCGCTATGGGCTCCGCGTCGAGCAGTACGCGCTGGACATCGTGGACGGCGGGGCGGGCGAGCGCCGCGGCGGGCGGGGCCTCGTGCGCGATTACCGCATCACGTCGGCGTGGGCCACGGTGACCGCGACCTTCGGTCGGCATCGATTCCCGCCGTGGGGGCTGAACGGCGGCCACCAGGGCTCGCCCAACTACCTGGAGCTCGTGCACGAGGACGGCAGCCGGACATCGATGGGCAAGTGCGCCCGTCAGCTCCTCAAGCGGGGTGAGCTCTGCCGACTCCACACGGGCACGGGCGGCGGGTACGGCGATCCCGCGCGGAGGCGCCACGCGCGCGTGCTCGACGATCTGCGCTGCGGCTACATCACCGAAGAGCAGGCCAGGCGCGACTACGGCCTGCGCGACGCGGAGGAGCCGGCGCCTTCGCCCCTCCGCTCCGACAAAGCATGA
- a CDS encoding purine-cytosine permease family protein, which yields MIGRDDFPLARVPEAERYPWWSVAVQRFGELSALSQLLLGATLGFHMTFWGAFWALTLGVVLLEIVAVLIGVAGQREGLSTYVLAQWTGLGRHGSSLFGLCTAVSLVGWFGVQNAIFAKGLAALAGTQVPLWVYCVLTGAAVTLIVIYGFSSMAWTSYITVPLFLALSAWAIRSALARHELADLISMPPPGEPMSVATGATLVAGGFIVGAVLTPDMTRYNRSAADVVKQTFVGVTLGEYTIGLTGVLLAHAVESADVVHIVTTEVGVVGAAILVTATLKINDWNLYSASLSLVTTVHQTTGRHVPRSAMTLAVGAAGTALSIAGILEHLVGFLTLLGVAFPPVAGIMIAEYYVVRRHRAALAHTRSAGTLPPQVESMSLRPLLAWAGGMAAGYLIHAGIPAINALLCGFLVHVALNRTTSRGSDGRADHRHARPRRREDAGGEARRTGIASGVSARRRCP from the coding sequence ATGATCGGGCGCGACGACTTCCCCCTTGCCCGGGTGCCCGAGGCCGAGCGCTACCCGTGGTGGAGCGTCGCCGTCCAGCGGTTCGGCGAGCTCTCCGCGCTGTCGCAGCTCCTCCTCGGCGCCACGCTCGGCTTCCACATGACCTTCTGGGGCGCCTTCTGGGCGCTGACACTGGGTGTCGTCCTCCTGGAGATCGTCGCGGTGCTCATCGGAGTCGCTGGCCAGCGAGAGGGCCTGTCCACGTATGTCCTCGCCCAGTGGACCGGCCTGGGACGTCACGGCTCGTCTCTGTTCGGCCTGTGCACGGCGGTCAGCCTGGTCGGGTGGTTCGGTGTTCAGAACGCCATTTTTGCCAAGGGCCTCGCGGCGCTCGCCGGCACGCAGGTGCCGCTGTGGGTCTATTGCGTCCTCACCGGGGCCGCCGTCACATTGATCGTGATCTATGGGTTCAGCTCGATGGCCTGGACCTCGTACATCACGGTTCCACTCTTTCTTGCCCTCAGCGCCTGGGCGATCCGGAGCGCCCTCGCCCGGCACGAGCTGGCCGACCTCATATCGATGCCTCCGCCAGGAGAGCCCATGAGCGTCGCGACCGGCGCGACCCTGGTGGCCGGCGGGTTCATCGTGGGTGCGGTCCTCACCCCGGACATGACCCGCTACAACCGTTCGGCGGCCGACGTGGTAAAGCAGACGTTCGTCGGGGTGACCCTCGGCGAGTACACGATCGGCCTCACCGGCGTGCTCCTGGCGCACGCCGTCGAGAGCGCGGATGTCGTCCACATCGTGACGACGGAGGTCGGGGTCGTCGGCGCGGCGATCCTCGTGACGGCCACGTTGAAGATCAACGACTGGAATCTGTACTCGGCCTCCCTCAGCCTGGTGACCACGGTCCATCAGACGACGGGCCGACACGTCCCGCGGAGCGCGATGACGCTCGCGGTGGGTGCGGCGGGGACGGCGCTCTCGATCGCCGGGATCCTGGAGCACCTCGTCGGATTTCTCACGCTGCTCGGGGTCGCTTTCCCGCCTGTCGCCGGCATCATGATCGCCGAATACTACGTCGTGCGTCGACATCGGGCTGCGCTCGCGCACACCCGATCCGCCGGTACGCTTCCCCCGCAGGTGGAGTCCATGAGCCTTCGCCCGCTCCTCGCCTGGGCAGGCGGGATGGCGGCGGGATACCTCATCCACGCCGGCATTCCGGCCATCAACGCGCTCCTGTGCGGCTTTCTCGTCCATGTCGCGCTGAACCGGACGACGAGCAGGGGCTCCGATGGCCGAGCCGATCATCGACACGCGCGTCCACGGAGGCGGGAGGACGCTGGCGGAGAGGCGAGGAGGACGGGGATCGCGTCGGGCGTCAGTGCCCGCCGCCGGTGCCCTTGA
- a CDS encoding serine/threonine protein kinase has protein sequence MSLNFNEGMLFAGRYRVVRSIATGAMGAVYEVVHIETDRRRALKVMHPHLAENPEFHARFKLEARIAARIATEHIVEVFDAGIDLDTGMPFLVMELLRGEELSKRIRRGGRLPPENAIAYLRQTAHALDKTHAAGVVHRDLKPANLFLAASDDDDEIRIKVLDFGIAKLVAETAVEGANTAALGTPLYMAPEQFSGETITRAVDLFALGMIAYTALVGKAYWLNDMREYSNSLAFAVIAMHGPQEPPSVRAEKEGVKLPPGFDAWFAKATAREPGARFPTALSTVEALAEVFDIAPMTVRSSRLVGLETPIPRMSQLHQGPASSMPVAAQSSTGVETRVGTGTGTGAAAAPRSRSAIAVAAIALVGGSAIAIAAFSKGGSPAPGNAEHAQAAQAAAVAPPSTPPEAAPGAAHPEVAGTPRSTDLAASASPAAAPPANSSLGIAPEVLAGAKASPAPRTPAPPPGAWRKIAPTASPAPAAKPRERESLYGAD, from the coding sequence ATGTCGCTGAACTTCAACGAGGGGATGCTGTTCGCTGGTAGGTACCGCGTCGTGCGCAGCATCGCGACGGGTGCGATGGGGGCGGTCTACGAGGTCGTCCACATCGAGACGGATCGCCGGCGGGCGCTCAAGGTCATGCACCCGCACCTCGCCGAGAACCCCGAGTTCCACGCGCGGTTCAAGCTGGAGGCGCGCATCGCCGCGCGCATAGCGACCGAGCACATCGTCGAGGTGTTCGACGCCGGCATCGACCTGGACACCGGCATGCCGTTCCTCGTGATGGAGCTGCTCCGCGGCGAGGAGCTCAGCAAGCGCATCCGCCGCGGCGGGCGTCTGCCACCTGAGAACGCCATCGCCTACCTGCGCCAGACCGCGCACGCCCTGGACAAGACGCACGCGGCCGGCGTGGTCCACCGCGATCTGAAGCCCGCGAACCTCTTCCTCGCGGCGAGCGACGACGACGACGAGATCCGGATCAAGGTGCTTGACTTCGGCATCGCGAAGCTGGTCGCCGAGACCGCGGTCGAAGGGGCGAACACCGCCGCCCTCGGGACGCCGCTCTACATGGCGCCCGAGCAGTTCAGCGGCGAGACGATCACGCGGGCCGTGGACCTCTTCGCGCTCGGCATGATCGCGTACACGGCCCTCGTCGGCAAGGCCTACTGGCTGAACGACATGCGCGAGTACAGCAACTCGCTGGCGTTCGCGGTGATCGCGATGCACGGCCCGCAGGAGCCCCCGTCCGTGCGCGCGGAGAAGGAGGGGGTGAAGCTGCCCCCGGGCTTCGACGCGTGGTTCGCGAAGGCGACGGCGCGCGAGCCCGGGGCGCGCTTCCCGACCGCTTTGTCCACGGTGGAGGCGCTCGCCGAGGTCTTCGACATCGCCCCCATGACGGTCAGGTCGTCGCGCCTGGTCGGGCTGGAGACGCCGATCCCGCGGATGAGCCAGCTGCACCAGGGGCCCGCGTCGTCGATGCCGGTGGCCGCCCAGTCGTCCACGGGCGTGGAGACAAGGGTCGGCACCGGCACCGGAACCGGCGCGGCCGCAGCGCCGCGGAGCCGATCCGCGATCGCCGTCGCGGCCATCGCCCTGGTCGGCGGCAGCGCCATCGCGATCGCCGCGTTCAGCAAGGGCGGGTCCCCGGCCCCCGGCAACGCCGAGCACGCACAAGCGGCGCAGGCGGCGGCCGTCGCGCCGCCCTCCACGCCGCCCGAGGCCGCGCCGGGCGCCGCTCACCCCGAAGTGGCCGGCACGCCCAGGTCGACCGACCTCGCGGCGTCTGCGAGCCCGGCCGCCGCGCCGCCCGCGAACAGCAGCCTGGGGATCGCTCCCGAGGTGTTGGCGGGCGCGAAGGCATCGCCGGCGCCGCGCACCCCGGCGCCGCCGCCCGGCGCCTGGCGCAAGATCGCGCCGACCGCCTCCCCCGCCCCCGCGGCGAAGCCCCGGGAGCGGGAGTCGCTCTACGGGGCAGACTGA
- the gndA gene encoding NADP-dependent phosphogluconate dehydrogenase, translating into MNDATSSCDIGMIGLAVMGENVALNMADHGFKVAVYNRTVQVAKDFVARNPSTPGGLVYCETLKDFVRALKKPRKAVILVKAGPPVDMVVKQLIEAGVEPDDIVVDLGNSLWTDTIRREQEYAKQCKFFGSGVSGGEVGARFGPSLMPGGDPASWQHLEPIWRAIAAKVDPATGKPIEGASPGKPVEGGVPCTAYIGPNGAGHYVKMVHNGIEYIDMQLICEAYTLLDGLLGLSKDEMSRVFSEWNSGDLDSYLIQITADILQQKDPVQKDKPFVDFVLDTAGQKGTGKWTSSNALDMGIPANAIAEAVFARCLSALKDERVEASKHLAGPTPTPVADRQGTITAIRDALYCSKICAYAQGFQLMAAAQAEYKWKLDFGTIASIWRGGCIIRARFLQKITEAYTRNPGLTNLLLDPYFNDQIKQGQANWRKVVSIAAQNGVWAPAFMSALSYYDGYRAAHLPANLLQAQRDYFGAHTYERTDQPRGKFFHLDWPHPSRPQLDIKGTGGGH; encoded by the coding sequence ATGAATGATGCCACATCCAGCTGCGACATCGGCATGATCGGGCTGGCCGTCATGGGCGAGAACGTCGCGCTCAACATGGCCGACCACGGCTTCAAGGTGGCCGTGTACAACCGCACGGTGCAGGTCGCGAAGGACTTCGTCGCGAGGAACCCGAGCACGCCCGGCGGCCTGGTCTACTGCGAGACGCTGAAGGACTTCGTCCGCGCGCTGAAGAAGCCGCGCAAGGCGGTGATCCTGGTCAAGGCCGGTCCGCCGGTGGACATGGTGGTCAAGCAGCTCATCGAGGCGGGCGTCGAGCCGGACGATATCGTCGTCGATCTGGGCAACTCGCTCTGGACCGACACCATCCGCCGGGAGCAGGAGTACGCGAAGCAGTGCAAGTTCTTCGGCTCGGGCGTCTCCGGCGGCGAGGTGGGGGCGCGCTTCGGCCCCTCGCTGATGCCCGGCGGCGATCCCGCGTCCTGGCAGCACCTGGAGCCGATCTGGCGCGCGATCGCCGCCAAGGTCGATCCGGCGACCGGCAAGCCGATCGAGGGCGCGTCCCCCGGCAAGCCGGTGGAGGGCGGGGTCCCCTGCACGGCGTACATCGGGCCGAACGGCGCGGGCCACTACGTGAAGATGGTCCACAACGGCATCGAGTACATCGACATGCAGCTCATCTGCGAGGCGTACACGCTCCTCGACGGGCTGCTCGGGTTGTCGAAGGACGAGATGTCTCGGGTCTTCTCCGAGTGGAACAGCGGAGATCTCGACTCGTACCTCATCCAGATCACCGCCGACATCCTCCAGCAGAAGGACCCTGTCCAGAAGGACAAGCCGTTCGTCGATTTCGTCCTCGACACGGCGGGGCAGAAGGGCACGGGCAAGTGGACGAGCAGCAACGCGCTCGACATGGGCATCCCTGCGAACGCCATTGCGGAGGCGGTGTTCGCCCGTTGCCTCTCTGCGCTGAAGGACGAGCGCGTCGAGGCCTCGAAGCACCTCGCTGGCCCGACCCCGACTCCGGTAGCGGACCGGCAGGGGACGATCACGGCGATCCGCGACGCGCTGTATTGCTCGAAGATCTGCGCCTACGCGCAGGGCTTCCAGCTCATGGCGGCGGCGCAGGCGGAGTACAAGTGGAAGCTTGATTTCGGCACGATCGCGAGCATCTGGCGCGGCGGCTGCATCATCCGCGCCCGCTTCCTCCAGAAGATCACGGAGGCGTACACGCGCAACCCTGGCCTGACGAACCTGCTGCTCGATCCGTACTTCAACGATCAGATCAAGCAGGGTCAGGCGAACTGGCGCAAGGTGGTGTCGATCGCCGCGCAGAACGGCGTCTGGGCGCCCGCGTTCATGTCGGCCCTGTCGTATTACGACGGGTATCGCGCGGCCCACCTGCCTGCAAATCTCCTGCAGGCTCAGCGAGACTACTTCGGGGCGCACACCTACGAGCGCACGGATCAGCCGCGCGGCAAGTTCTTCCACCTCGACTGGCCGCACCCCTCCCGTCCTCAGCTGGACATCAAGGGCACCGGCGGCGGGCACTGA
- a CDS encoding DUF917 domain-containing protein — protein MGFVLERKDLPDLSLGAAFLGTGGGGDTYIGRLMLERVMEEGRRVEIVHLAEVGDGDYVIPTAMMGAPTCLIEKIPRGDENALSLRRLEAFLGVRATCTMPAEAGGMNSTVPLIVGAQLGLPVVDADGMGRAFPNMYQVTFHVHGVPGTPMAITDEHGDTVILTACDNFKMEWISRGITIRMGGCAHTAEYPMDGPTVRRAAIGGTLGVCLALGKAIREANEQHRDPFDRLVGALRETPYRHGRVLWTGKVVEVYRRTTEGFATGWVKLRDTEGSGKTLEVLIQNENLVARAGTRVLCSVPDLVCILDRETAEPITTEALRYGQQVKVIGVAAPPLLRTPEALEVFGPRAFAIDLDFVPLEESEP, from the coding sequence ATGGGATTCGTGCTGGAGCGCAAGGACCTGCCCGACCTGTCCCTCGGCGCCGCCTTCCTCGGCACGGGCGGCGGCGGAGATACCTATATCGGCCGGCTGATGCTCGAGCGCGTGATGGAGGAAGGGCGCCGCGTGGAGATCGTCCACCTCGCGGAGGTGGGAGACGGAGATTACGTGATCCCTACGGCGATGATGGGCGCTCCGACCTGCCTCATCGAGAAGATACCGCGCGGCGACGAGAACGCGCTCTCGCTGCGCCGGCTGGAGGCATTCCTCGGCGTCCGGGCGACATGCACCATGCCCGCCGAGGCGGGCGGGATGAACTCGACCGTGCCGCTCATCGTGGGAGCGCAGCTCGGGCTGCCGGTCGTGGACGCCGACGGAATGGGCCGCGCCTTTCCCAACATGTACCAGGTGACATTTCATGTCCACGGCGTCCCCGGAACGCCGATGGCCATCACGGACGAGCACGGCGACACGGTGATCCTCACGGCCTGCGACAACTTCAAGATGGAGTGGATCTCCCGCGGCATCACGATCCGCATGGGAGGCTGCGCGCACACCGCCGAGTACCCCATGGATGGGCCGACGGTGCGGCGAGCGGCCATCGGCGGCACCCTGGGCGTCTGCCTGGCGCTCGGGAAGGCGATCCGGGAGGCGAACGAGCAGCACAGAGATCCGTTCGATCGCCTCGTCGGTGCCCTCCGAGAGACGCCCTACCGTCACGGCCGCGTCCTCTGGACTGGCAAGGTGGTCGAGGTCTACCGCCGCACCACGGAGGGCTTCGCCACGGGCTGGGTGAAACTCCGGGACACCGAGGGCTCCGGGAAGACGCTGGAGGTGCTGATCCAGAACGAGAATCTGGTCGCCCGCGCCGGGACGCGCGTCCTGTGCAGCGTGCCTGATCTCGTATGCATCCTGGATCGCGAGACCGCGGAGCCGATCACCACGGAGGCGCTGCGCTACGGGCAGCAGGTGAAGGTCATCGGCGTGGCGGCGCCGCCGCTCCTGCGCACACCCGAGGCGCTGGAGGTCTTCGGGCCCCGCGCCTTCGCCATCGATCTCGATTTCGTCCCCCTCGAGGAGAGCGAGCCGTGA
- a CDS encoding hydantoinase/oxoprolinase family protein has product MRMGIDVGGTNTDAVMMDGAEVVAKVKVPTTADVSGGVLGAVSRLLEQARVPVGQIRGVMLGTTHFTNALVECRRLQEVAAVRLGLPATAALPPMVDWPCDLRRALGDHGFLAHGGHEFDGRRLSPVEAGELRRIAREIGRRGLRSVAIASVFSPVNPEAELEAAAILREVLPDASLSLSHEIGRMGLLERENAAILNACLKDVSTTTIRAFHDALAQAGVLAPLYLTQNDGTLMSSDRAERYPAFTLCSGPTNSMRGAAFLTGLTDAMVVDIGGTTTDVGALRRGLPREASMTLRVAGVRCNFRMPDVLSIGLGGGSHVLDGPLRIGPRSTGHELTQRALVFGGDTLTATDIAVAAGCAVIGDRAKVAHLPDELVARAALRIHEMVEAAIDRGKPAAADIPVVLVGGGSLLICRPLQGTSEIVRPRHAEVANAVGAAIAHVSGEVDRVVNLESRSRDDALAEAQAEAIAKASAAGADPASIHLLDIEEVPLAYLPSNATRIRVKAIGDLRNG; this is encoded by the coding sequence ATGCGCATGGGGATCGACGTCGGCGGGACCAACACCGACGCCGTCATGATGGACGGCGCGGAGGTCGTGGCAAAGGTCAAGGTGCCGACCACGGCCGACGTGAGCGGCGGTGTCCTCGGGGCTGTGAGCCGCCTCTTGGAACAAGCGCGGGTGCCGGTCGGCCAGATCCGCGGCGTCATGCTCGGCACCACCCATTTCACGAATGCGCTCGTGGAGTGCCGCCGGCTGCAGGAGGTCGCGGCGGTGCGGCTCGGGCTGCCGGCGACCGCGGCGCTGCCGCCGATGGTGGACTGGCCTTGCGATCTGCGCAGGGCGCTTGGCGACCACGGGTTTCTGGCCCATGGAGGTCACGAGTTCGATGGCCGCCGGCTGTCGCCCGTCGAGGCCGGCGAGCTGCGCCGCATCGCCCGGGAGATCGGCCGGAGAGGCCTCCGCTCCGTCGCGATCGCCAGCGTCTTTTCACCCGTCAACCCCGAGGCCGAGCTCGAGGCCGCGGCGATCCTGCGGGAGGTGCTGCCGGACGCCTCCCTCAGCCTGTCGCACGAGATCGGCCGGATGGGGCTCCTCGAGCGGGAGAACGCCGCCATCTTGAACGCCTGCCTCAAGGACGTTTCGACGACGACGATCCGAGCGTTCCACGACGCCTTGGCGCAGGCCGGCGTCTTGGCGCCGCTCTATCTCACCCAGAACGACGGCACCCTGATGAGCTCCGACCGGGCGGAGCGCTATCCGGCCTTCACCTTGTGCTCGGGCCCCACGAACTCGATGCGCGGCGCCGCTTTCCTCACGGGCCTCACGGACGCGATGGTGGTCGATATCGGCGGCACCACGACCGACGTGGGCGCGCTGCGCCGCGGGCTGCCGCGCGAAGCGTCGATGACGCTGCGGGTGGCTGGCGTGCGCTGCAACTTCCGCATGCCCGACGTCCTGTCCATCGGGCTCGGCGGCGGGAGCCATGTGCTCGACGGGCCTCTCCGGATCGGGCCGCGAAGCACCGGCCACGAGCTGACACAGCGAGCGCTGGTGTTCGGGGGCGACACGCTGACCGCCACGGACATCGCCGTGGCCGCTGGGTGCGCTGTCATTGGCGACCGCGCGAAAGTCGCGCACCTCCCAGACGAGCTCGTCGCACGCGCGGCGCTGCGGATCCACGAGATGGTCGAGGCCGCCATCGATCGGGGCAAGCCCGCGGCGGCGGACATTCCGGTCGTCCTGGTGGGCGGGGGCTCCTTGCTGATTTGCAGGCCGCTCCAGGGGACCTCCGAGATCGTCAGGCCTCGGCACGCCGAGGTCGCCAACGCAGTCGGCGCCGCCATCGCGCACGTGTCCGGCGAGGTGGACCGGGTCGTCAACCTGGAGAGCCGATCCCGGGACGACGCGCTGGCAGAGGCGCAGGCGGAGGCGATCGCGAAGGCCTCGGCCGCAGGCGCTGACCCGGCCAGCATCCACCTCCTCGACATCGAGGAGGTGCCGCTCGCCTACCTGCCGTCCAACGCGACCCGGATCCGGGTCAAGGCGATCGGCGATCTGCGGAACGGGTGA
- a CDS encoding hydantoinase/oxoprolinase family protein — translation MRVASDIGGTFTDLVAFDEDTGELSLAKVPTTPDDLTRGVLETLDPARIEAARIGAFIHGTTLIINALTEREGARTGLLTTRGFRDVLEIGRANRPDIYNFSFRKPEPFVPRDLRLEVTERMDHKGEVLTPLDEDSVRRGVRALLDGGARAIAICFLHAYRNPAHERRAAEIARAEAPATPVSASSEITREWREYERTSTAVLNAYVQPLAAAYLSSLESSLTGLGAAGTSLHVMQSSGGITTFPEARAAPIRLVESGPAGSVLGAIALGQLLGERDIISLDIGGTTAKCAVLQGGEARVTTEYKVEWTPTSPGYPLMIPVVDIAEIGAGGGSIARIDDAGRLEVGPRSAGAMPGPACYGRGGEEPTTTDANLLCGRINPAYFLGGRIPLDVQAARRAIRRIAAPCGVTEPEAARGILRLANAITESLLRRVTLRRGHDPREFALVAFGGGGSMHASALARSLRIRRVVIPVAPAHFSAWGMLMADVRADIVRTAMVRAEPSQATALDALLREIEHESSARVCRGGLDPARVSTRRFAELRYAGQEHTVKVPLPAGALDSTALEETLERFHALHEQHYTFRLNAAVEIVSLHVAALGAVDRPRPARLDRSPPDPAPARKGARAVDFDELGILQSPLYERARLRPGMRVDGPAVVEEPAASTILFPGDRLTVHEQGSLLIDIDAPAAG, via the coding sequence ATGCGTGTTGCCAGCGACATCGGCGGAACGTTCACCGACCTCGTAGCCTTCGATGAGGACACAGGAGAGCTCTCGCTGGCCAAGGTCCCCACCACACCGGACGATCTCACGCGCGGTGTTCTGGAGACCCTCGATCCAGCACGGATCGAGGCCGCCCGGATAGGGGCTTTCATCCACGGCACCACCCTGATCATCAACGCCCTCACCGAGCGCGAAGGTGCGCGCACCGGGCTGCTCACGACGCGGGGCTTTCGCGACGTGCTGGAGATCGGCCGGGCCAACCGGCCGGACATCTACAACTTCTCCTTCCGCAAGCCCGAGCCCTTCGTCCCCCGAGATCTCCGCCTCGAGGTCACGGAGCGGATGGACCACAAGGGCGAGGTGCTCACGCCACTCGACGAGGACAGCGTCCGGCGCGGCGTCCGCGCGCTCCTCGACGGGGGCGCCCGCGCAATCGCCATCTGCTTCTTGCACGCCTATCGGAATCCGGCCCACGAGCGCCGCGCCGCCGAGATCGCACGGGCGGAGGCCCCCGCCACACCGGTGAGCGCGTCATCCGAGATCACGCGGGAGTGGCGCGAGTACGAACGCACGAGCACAGCAGTGCTGAACGCCTATGTCCAGCCGCTCGCCGCCGCCTACCTGAGCAGCTTGGAGAGCAGCCTGACTGGGCTCGGCGCGGCGGGCACATCGCTCCATGTCATGCAGTCGAGCGGCGGCATCACCACGTTTCCCGAGGCGCGTGCCGCGCCCATCCGCCTCGTCGAGTCCGGGCCTGCGGGCAGCGTCCTCGGCGCCATCGCCCTCGGGCAGCTCCTCGGGGAGCGCGACATCATCTCCCTCGACATCGGGGGCACGACCGCCAAGTGCGCTGTCCTCCAGGGCGGAGAGGCGCGCGTCACCACCGAGTACAAGGTGGAGTGGACCCCGACGTCCCCCGGATACCCCCTCATGATCCCGGTGGTCGATATCGCGGAGATCGGCGCTGGCGGCGGCTCCATCGCCCGCATCGACGACGCCGGACGGCTGGAGGTCGGCCCGCGGTCCGCAGGCGCCATGCCGGGGCCGGCCTGCTACGGTCGAGGAGGAGAGGAGCCGACCACCACCGACGCGAACCTCCTTTGCGGCCGCATCAACCCCGCGTACTTCCTCGGCGGCCGCATCCCGCTCGACGTGCAGGCCGCCCGCAGGGCGATCCGCCGCATCGCCGCGCCCTGCGGCGTCACTGAGCCCGAGGCCGCCCGCGGGATCCTCCGCCTCGCGAACGCGATCACGGAGAGCTTGCTCAGGCGCGTGACCCTCCGCCGTGGGCACGATCCGCGGGAGTTTGCGCTTGTCGCCTTCGGAGGCGGCGGATCCATGCACGCCTCGGCCCTGGCGCGCAGCCTCCGGATCCGGAGGGTCGTCATCCCTGTCGCGCCGGCGCATTTCTCGGCTTGGGGCATGCTCATGGCCGATGTGCGGGCCGACATCGTCCGCACCGCGATGGTGCGCGCCGAGCCGTCGCAGGCGACCGCGCTTGACGCGCTCCTCCGAGAGATCGAGCACGAGAGCAGCGCCCGCGTCTGCCGAGGAGGGCTCGACCCGGCCCGCGTCTCCACGCGCCGCTTCGCCGAGCTCCGTTATGCAGGCCAGGAGCATACGGTCAAGGTCCCCCTCCCCGCCGGCGCGCTGGACAGCACCGCCCTCGAAGAAACCCTCGAGCGCTTCCATGCGCTCCACGAGCAGCACTACACGTTCCGCCTGAACGCGGCCGTGGAGATCGTGAGCCTCCACGTCGCAGCCCTCGGCGCCGTGGACAGGCCGCGCCCGGCGCGGCTCGATCGCTCGCCGCCGGATCCCGCGCCCGCGCGCAAAGGCGCTCGCGCCGTCGACTTCGACGAGCTCGGCATCCTGCAGAGCCCTCTTTACGAGCGCGCTCGCCTGAGGCCCGGCATGCGCGTCGATGGACCGGCCGTCGTCGAGGAGCCGGCCGCGTCGACGATCCTGTTTCCAGGAGATCGCCTCACGGTGCACGAGCAGGGCAGCCTCCTCATCGACATCGACGCCCCCGCCGCCGGGTAA